A single window of Selenomonas sputigena DNA harbors:
- a CDS encoding TIR domain-containing protein, with product MARRVFFSFHYDNDINRSMVVRNSWVTQGKEAVGFIDKADFEQIKRQGDTAVHKWIDKQLKGTSVTVVLIGTETLKRPFVQYEICKSLQRGNAVIGVHINAIKDMHTLSTSFRSNTHEVIGYYNDNSPAYFDRIADGIYDYVADNGYDNMGTWIEKAAKIHDK from the coding sequence GTGGCGCGTAGAGTGTTTTTTAGTTTTCATTACGATAACGACATTAATCGTTCAATGGTTGTCCGCAATAGTTGGGTTACTCAGGGTAAAGAAGCTGTTGGCTTCATTGATAAGGCAGATTTTGAGCAAATTAAGAGACAGGGAGATACGGCTGTTCATAAGTGGATTGATAAGCAACTTAAAGGAACCTCTGTAACAGTAGTCCTGATTGGAACCGAAACTTTGAAACGTCCTTTTGTGCAATATGAAATTTGTAAAAGCTTGCAAAGGGGCAATGCTGTAATAGGCGTACATATAAATGCTATTAAGGATATGCATACTTTATCTACATCCTTTAGAAGTAATACTCACGAGGTAATAGGATATTATAACGATAATTCTCCAGCGTACTTTGATCGCATTGCTGATGGCATCTACGATTATGTTGCAGATAATGGATATGATAATATGGGAACGTGGATTGAAAAAGCTGCGAAGATTCATGACAAGTAA
- a CDS encoding toll/interleukin-1 receptor domain-containing protein, producing MEKLIEQGSFQAYADVRLNEAMSNINECALYTRKRKTTVFISHKHDDLQELKGVLGFLQEQYDVKAYIDSQDTSMSPITTAATAANLKDRIKKCDKFILLATNAAIDSKWCNWELGYGDAQKFKAHIALFPLKPKGSYDGFYKGAEYLSLYPYICYEDGNDKYDNGTYIQKGYYTVTPENGKLNYQTLAHWFSTR from the coding sequence ATGGAAAAGTTGATTGAGCAAGGCTCGTTTCAAGCGTATGCGGATGTTCGTTTAAATGAAGCAATGTCAAATATTAACGAATGCGCACTATACACTAGAAAGAGAAAGACCACCGTTTTTATTTCACATAAGCATGATGACCTCCAAGAACTTAAAGGCGTACTTGGTTTTTTGCAAGAGCAATACGATGTAAAAGCCTATATCGACAGCCAAGACACCTCAATGTCCCCAATTACCACAGCAGCGACCGCGGCTAATTTGAAGGATCGAATTAAAAAATGTGACAAATTTATTCTGCTTGCTACAAATGCTGCAATAGACTCCAAGTGGTGTAATTGGGAACTTGGATATGGTGATGCTCAAAAATTTAAAGCCCATATCGCACTGTTCCCGTTGAAGCCAAAGGGCAGTTATGATGGTTTTTATAAAGGCGCAGAGTATTTGTCATTATATCCATATATCTGTTATGAAGATGGCAACGACAAATATGATAATGGTACTTATATTCAAAAAGGATATTACACAGTAACACCAGAAAATGGAAAGTTGAACTACCAGACATTGGCACACTGGTTTTCAACAAGATAA
- a CDS encoding suppressor of fused domain protein, with protein sequence MDESSEDDRKEEKILPNKKEYVERYDGADDAAPGWDAIDAALKKIYPNTEARHYGTIIKFMLGGKDPLDGISIYDNSEQEFHRHVVSYGMSDLYYDPDSTNKEFSGWGCEFTMRIVPFVDDKDAENKDGSMAHNEPRWVINLMQNIARYVYDTGNYFEAYHFMPANSPIRLESDTKLVGIIMAPDPQLGGMDTVHGRVEFLQMVGVTQKELDWLCEEPTVARGKMLVDRMRQDNPLLLTDLKRVKEYV encoded by the coding sequence GTGGATGAATCGAGTGAAGACGATAGGAAGGAGGAAAAGATTTTGCCCAATAAAAAGGAGTATGTCGAGAGGTATGACGGTGCGGATGATGCGGCGCCGGGCTGGGATGCGATTGATGCTGCTTTGAAAAAGATCTACCCGAATACAGAGGCAAGGCATTACGGTACGATCATCAAATTTATGTTGGGCGGCAAGGATCCGCTTGATGGAATCAGTATATATGACAACAGTGAGCAGGAATTTCATCGTCATGTTGTAAGCTACGGTATGTCGGATTTGTATTATGATCCCGATAGTACGAACAAGGAATTCAGCGGTTGGGGATGCGAATTTACCATGCGCATCGTGCCTTTTGTAGATGATAAAGATGCGGAAAATAAGGATGGAAGCATGGCACATAATGAGCCGCGCTGGGTGATCAACTTGATGCAGAATATTGCCAGATATGTATACGATACAGGAAATTACTTCGAGGCGTATCATTTCATGCCTGCGAACTCACCAATACGATTGGAGTCGGATACGAAATTGGTGGGGATTATCATGGCTCCCGATCCGCAGTTGGGTGGGATGGATACCGTGCATGGCAGGGTGGAGTTCCTGCAAATGGTGGGCGTTACGCAAAAGGAGCTTGACTGGCTGTGTGAAGAACCGACGGTTGCAAGAGGAAAAATGCTTGTAGACCGCATGCGGCAAGATAATCCGCTTCTGCTTACGGATTTGAAGCGCGTAAAGGAATATGTTTAG
- the guaA gene encoding glutamine-hydrolyzing GMP synthase, whose product MQKDSHELIVVLDFGGQYNQLIARRVRECSVYCEVHPHTLPLEKLRALAPKAIIFTGGPESVYKEDSATYSEEIFSLGVPVLGICYGSQLMAHKLGGKVETAPVSEYGRTELQVADGASVLFADVPQKSVCWMSHTDYIAEAPKGFRVTAKTANCPVAAMEDAARKLYAVQFHPEVMHTEYGTKILENFVRRVALCKGDWQMSSFVKTTVEALREKIGAGKALCALSGGVDSSVAAVLLSKAIGKQLTCVFVDHGLLRKDEGDEVEAVFGAEGPYDLNFIRVDAKARFYEKLKGVTEPEKKRKIIGEEFIRVFEAEAKKIGKVDFLVQGTIYPDVIESGLGKSAVIKSHHNVGGLPDCVDFKEIVEPLRLLFKDEVRKAGRELGIPEHLVNRQPFPGPGLGIRIIGEVTAEKVKIVQEADAIYREEIARAGIDKTLGQYFAALTNMRSVGVMGDGRTYDHAIALRAVLTSDFMTAESAPLPWDVLQKVTSRIVNEVKGVNRVLYDCTGKPPGTIEFE is encoded by the coding sequence TTGCAGAAGGATAGCCATGAATTGATTGTCGTACTGGACTTTGGCGGTCAGTACAACCAACTGATCGCACGCCGCGTGCGCGAGTGCAGCGTCTACTGCGAGGTGCATCCGCATACGCTCCCGCTGGAGAAGCTTCGTGCGCTCGCGCCCAAGGCGATTATCTTTACGGGCGGCCCTGAGAGCGTCTATAAGGAGGATTCCGCGACGTACAGCGAGGAAATTTTCTCCCTTGGCGTGCCCGTCCTCGGTATATGCTACGGTTCGCAGCTCATGGCACACAAACTTGGCGGCAAGGTTGAGACAGCGCCTGTCAGCGAGTACGGCAGGACGGAGCTTCAAGTTGCGGACGGGGCGTCCGTGCTCTTCGCTGATGTACCGCAAAAGAGCGTCTGTTGGATGAGTCACACCGACTACATCGCCGAAGCGCCCAAAGGCTTTCGCGTGACGGCAAAGACCGCGAACTGCCCCGTCGCGGCGATGGAAGATGCGGCACGAAAGCTCTATGCCGTGCAATTCCATCCCGAGGTCATGCACACGGAATACGGCACGAAGATTCTTGAAAACTTTGTGCGCCGCGTCGCGCTGTGCAAGGGCGATTGGCAGATGTCGTCCTTCGTCAAGACGACGGTCGAGGCCCTGCGCGAGAAGATCGGCGCGGGCAAGGCGCTCTGTGCGCTTTCGGGCGGCGTCGACTCCTCCGTGGCGGCGGTCTTGCTCTCGAAGGCGATCGGCAAGCAGCTGACGTGCGTCTTCGTCGATCACGGCCTTCTCAGAAAGGATGAGGGCGACGAGGTCGAGGCCGTGTTCGGCGCGGAAGGCCCGTATGACTTGAACTTTATTCGCGTCGACGCCAAGGCGCGTTTCTATGAAAAGCTCAAGGGAGTGACCGAGCCGGAGAAGAAGCGCAAGATCATCGGCGAGGAATTCATCCGTGTCTTTGAAGCCGAAGCGAAGAAGATCGGCAAGGTCGATTTCCTCGTGCAGGGGACGATTTATCCCGACGTCATTGAGAGCGGCCTCGGCAAGTCCGCCGTCATCAAGAGCCACCACAATGTCGGCGGATTGCCCGACTGCGTTGACTTCAAGGAGATCGTCGAGCCTCTGCGCCTCTTGTTCAAGGATGAGGTGCGAAAGGCTGGCCGCGAGCTTGGCATCCCCGAGCATCTCGTCAATCGCCAGCCGTTCCCTGGCCCCGGCCTCGGCATCCGCATCATCGGCGAGGTCACGGCGGAGAAGGTCAAGATCGTCCAGGAGGCCGATGCCATCTATCGCGAAGAGATCGCCAGAGCTGGCATCGACAAGACCCTCGGCCAATACTTCGCCGCGCTCACGAATATGAGAAGCGTCGGCGTCATGGGCGACGGCAGGACGTACGACCATGCCATCGCGCTCAGAGCCGTCCTCACGAGCGACTTCATGACCGCCGAGAGTGCGCCTCTCCCTTGGGACGTCCTGCAGAAGGTCACGAGCCGCATCGTCAACGAGGTCAAGGGCGTCAACCGCGTGCTCTACGACTGCACTGGCAAGCCGCCGGGGACGATTGAGTTCGAGTAG
- a CDS encoding helix-turn-helix domain-containing protein, whose protein sequence is MQLAEMLHISQAQISRYETGLDEPSEDCLQALSAAFEIDGQSAALFWSSPLPDIPKGSSDGTSENFARRLRAIRQYHGKSQKDFAQFLGISQSLMSALEIGKATPDLVLIQKLGKMGFDLEWLVFGSHARDSPKEILDDLMPKRTMQQIQQILRKMPPQRLDFIRQFLALILTDMKK, encoded by the coding sequence GTGCAGCTGGCAGAAATGCTGCATATTTCTCAGGCACAAATATCGCGGTATGAAACCGGCTTGGATGAACCCTCGGAAGATTGTTTGCAGGCTTTGTCCGCTGCCTTCGAGATCGACGGACAATCTGCTGCTCTGTTCTGGTCATCGCCTCTACCCGACATCCCCAAAGGTTCTTCAGACGGCACTTCAGAAAACTTTGCTCGTCGCCTCCGTGCCATACGGCAATATCACGGCAAATCACAGAAAGACTTTGCTCAATTCCTAGGCATCAGTCAATCCCTCATGTCCGCTTTAGAAATCGGGAAAGCAACGCCGGATCTCGTGCTGATCCAAAAACTCGGCAAAATGGGGTTCGATCTGGAATGGCTGGTCTTTGGCTCACATGCGCGAGACTCCCCAAAAGAAATCCTTGATGATCTGATGCCTAAACGTACCATGCAGCAAATTCAGCAAATACTGAGAAAAATGCCGCCGCAACGTCTTGACTTTATCCGCCAATTCCTAGCGCTTATTCTCACAGACATGAAAAAATAA
- a CDS encoding recombinase family protein, with product MVESEGKDNQNFWSKRGIEMTVWGYARVSTKGQKAHGNSLEEQEQRLRENGASSVTVEQFSGASMERPKLQGLLGRMEAGDVLIVTKLDRLARNVEEGIHVIRSLIERGVKVNVLNVGLLDQTPMGKFFITTLLAVAELERSMILERMQEGKSIARTKQGFREGRPPIDRARKEHALALLREGRSYKDVAAVTNLSVSTLSRYVRGKR from the coding sequence ATGGTAGAATCAGAGGGAAAGGATAATCAAAACTTTTGGTCAAAACGGGGGATTGAAATGACGGTTTGGGGCTATGCTCGAGTATCGACAAAGGGGCAGAAGGCTCATGGAAATTCCTTGGAGGAACAGGAGCAACGCCTGAGAGAAAATGGAGCCTCTTCGGTTACGGTGGAGCAGTTTTCCGGAGCATCCATGGAGCGGCCGAAGCTTCAAGGTCTGCTTGGCCGCATGGAAGCGGGCGACGTTTTGATTGTGACAAAGCTGGATCGCCTTGCCCGCAACGTGGAGGAGGGAATCCATGTGATCCGTTCTCTGATTGAGCGAGGCGTGAAAGTCAATGTCTTAAATGTAGGATTGCTCGACCAGACGCCCATGGGCAAGTTCTTTATTACGACGCTTCTTGCGGTGGCCGAGCTTGAGCGGAGCATGATTCTGGAACGTATGCAGGAAGGCAAGTCGATTGCCAGGACGAAACAGGGGTTTCGTGAGGGCAGGCCTCCGATCGATAGGGCGAGGAAGGAACATGCGCTTGCCCTGCTGCGCGAAGGACGTTCCTATAAGGATGTGGCTGCTGTAACGAACCTGAGCGTCTCGACGCTTTCGCGATATGTGCGAGGGAAAAGATGA
- a CDS encoding Fic/DOC family protein encodes MSTLKKIHYELFQDVYDWAGKFRTVDIAKKGTVFCHCPYLEEQGADIFKRLKKDNNLQGLDAERFCKKAADLYCDLNMLHPFREGNGRTQHMLIYQVAKNAGYELDMANVDREKLMARAILGAVDSRFMAGLMRETIKEMPKEKYPKRKVLLKGRTDEDKSKGRE; translated from the coding sequence TTGAGTACGTTGAAGAAAATCCATTACGAGCTGTTTCAGGATGTCTACGATTGGGCCGGGAAATTCCGTACCGTGGACATTGCAAAAAAGGGTACTGTATTCTGCCATTGCCCATATCTTGAAGAACAGGGCGCGGACATCTTCAAACGACTGAAAAAGGACAACAATCTACAGGGACTCGATGCTGAGAGGTTTTGCAAAAAGGCCGCCGATCTCTATTGCGATCTGAACATGCTGCATCCGTTCCGAGAGGGAAACGGCAGGACGCAGCACATGTTGATCTACCAAGTGGCGAAGAATGCCGGCTATGAGTTGGACATGGCAAATGTCGATCGAGAAAAGCTCATGGCAAGAGCTATCCTGGGCGCAGTTGACAGTCGTTTCATGGCAGGGCTCATGAGAGAAACCATAAAGGAGATGCCGAAGGAGAAGTACCCGAAGCGGAAAGTCTTGTTGAAAGGAAGAACGGACGAGGACAAGAGCAAGGGGAGGGAATGA
- a CDS encoding DNA topoisomerase translates to MRFAFFRRYFSFVENIFKSIKYTATYFLLNNTIYTIKQQGVMMLKKTVYIAEKPDIGRAVAAYLWPDGGMEKGKGCFWKGDIAVTWAFGHILGMATPELYGEEYKVWSNYPILPSTWLMKPDPQKKEQLDIIKGLIKEADVVVHAGDPDREGQLLIDEILDFLHYKGEVRRILINAKDDESLKRAFSSLRDNRDFYGLYEAGLGRARADWLIGMNLSRAYTVNARKAGHDGTYRIGRVKVPTLALVVQREKDILSFKPKKYYVLQGIFAYKGCSFPLLPCRRDR, encoded by the coding sequence GTGAGATTTGCTTTTTTTCGTAGGTATTTTAGTTTTGTGGAAAATATTTTCAAATCCATAAAATACACCGCCACTTATTTTTTACTTAATAATACTATATATACAATAAAACAACAAGGAGTGATGATGTTGAAAAAGACCGTTTACATCGCAGAAAAGCCGGATATAGGAAGAGCTGTGGCTGCGTATCTCTGGCCGGATGGCGGTATGGAAAAGGGGAAAGGTTGTTTTTGGAAAGGGGATATTGCCGTTACATGGGCATTCGGGCATATTCTTGGCATGGCAACGCCCGAGCTTTACGGAGAAGAATATAAGGTATGGAGCAACTATCCCATCTTGCCGAGCACTTGGCTTATGAAGCCCGATCCGCAAAAAAAGGAGCAGCTGGATATAATCAAGGGTCTGATCAAAGAGGCCGATGTTGTTGTTCATGCGGGGGATCCCGACAGGGAAGGGCAGCTTCTGATTGATGAGATTCTGGATTTTCTGCATTACAAGGGTGAAGTCCGGCGTATTTTGATCAATGCGAAGGATGATGAATCTTTGAAAAGGGCATTTTCTTCCTTGCGTGACAACAGAGATTTCTATGGTCTGTATGAAGCCGGGCTTGGCCGTGCCCGCGCAGATTGGCTCATCGGCATGAATCTGTCGCGTGCATATACGGTTAATGCGAGAAAAGCCGGACATGATGGGACATATCGGATTGGCCGTGTGAAAGTGCCGACGCTGGCGCTAGTCGTGCAGCGCGAAAAAGATATTTTGTCTTTCAAACCGAAAAAGTATTATGTGCTGCAAGGGATTTTTGCATATAAAGGGTGCTCCTTCCCCCTCCTGCCTTGTCGGCGAGACCGATGA
- a CDS encoding antitoxin VbhA family protein, whose translation MVSKEEMRKSVDSAIKVHELEGFKFTEEELAVFDRIANLEITTEEAREIFREKLAGKKEAEIV comes from the coding sequence ATGGTGTCTAAGGAAGAAATGCGGAAAAGTGTGGATTCTGCAATCAAGGTGCATGAGTTGGAAGGATTCAAATTCACGGAGGAAGAATTGGCGGTTTTCGATCGCATTGCGAATCTCGAGATTACGACAGAGGAGGCAAGAGAGATATTCCGTGAGAAGCTGGCGGGGAAAAAAGAGGCGGAAATCGTATGA
- a CDS encoding HipA domain-containing protein, with translation MIDLTHCQEIINTFGGSEKKKRILYDHRIYMVKFPDPVRELHNSLSYMNNQFSEDIGCKIFKTLGFETQNTFLATYKMPNGEEKIVVACEDFTQDGKKLIEFHKLVLQEVESDSLRTQANVDNVMMVIEQTKQIVDKEEFKRKFWDMFIVDGYINNRDRNMDNWGGVLNAENELSFAPIYDCGSSLSALLPEELMQQRLNGGQEFKREEFNVYSCYREDRKRILFSEYLKNPHKDLQEAILRIVPKIEKQQGDISKIIETTPVISEVYKTYLKRSLELRYQKILLPALKRVLEKETGKTTGVLVRKKGRVMGVKHESEQGAER, from the coding sequence ATGATTGATTTGACGCATTGCCAGGAGATCATCAACACGTTTGGAGGATCAGAGAAAAAGAAGAGAATTCTTTATGATCATCGGATATACATGGTGAAATTTCCTGATCCAGTGAGAGAGCTTCATAATTCTTTGAGCTACATGAACAATCAATTCTCTGAGGATATCGGCTGCAAGATATTCAAGACATTGGGGTTTGAAACGCAAAATACTTTTCTGGCAACCTATAAAATGCCGAATGGAGAAGAGAAGATTGTTGTTGCCTGCGAGGATTTCACGCAAGACGGAAAGAAATTGATTGAGTTCCACAAGCTTGTTTTACAGGAGGTGGAAAGCGACAGTTTGCGAACGCAGGCTAACGTGGATAATGTGATGATGGTCATTGAGCAAACAAAGCAAATTGTTGACAAGGAAGAATTTAAAAGAAAGTTTTGGGATATGTTCATTGTTGATGGGTATATCAATAACCGAGATCGAAATATGGATAATTGGGGTGGCGTGTTGAATGCTGAAAATGAGCTTTCGTTTGCACCCATCTATGATTGTGGTTCATCTTTGTCGGCGTTGCTGCCTGAAGAACTCATGCAGCAGCGATTGAATGGAGGGCAGGAATTCAAACGAGAGGAATTCAATGTCTATTCGTGTTATCGGGAGGATCGCAAGAGGATTCTTTTTTCCGAATATCTGAAAAATCCCCATAAAGATTTGCAGGAAGCGATTCTTCGTATTGTGCCTAAGATAGAAAAACAACAGGGAGATATTTCTAAAATTATAGAAACGACGCCGGTGATTTCTGAGGTTTATAAAACGTATCTCAAACGCAGTCTTGAGCTACGGTATCAAAAAATTTTACTACCGGCATTGAAACGGGTTTTGGAGAAAGAAACAGGCAAGACAACAGGAGTGCTTGTTCGGAAGAAAGGGCGTGTTATGGGCGTTAAGCATGAGAGTGAACAAGGTGCAGAACGATAA
- a CDS encoding methylated-DNA--[protein]-cysteine S-methyltransferase produces MQYTAHYNSPFGSMTLASDGTALVGLWFDGQKYFAATLEEEHKQKSLPVFQETCRWLDLYFSGKKPDFLPSLAPKATPFRQKVWDVLLSIPYGETITYGEIARRIGMEKAAHAVGGAVAHNPISVIVPCHRVVGTSGSLTGYADGIDKKVQLLTLEGVDMTQFFMP; encoded by the coding sequence ATGCAATACACAGCACATTACAATTCGCCATTCGGCTCCATGACCCTCGCCAGCGACGGCACGGCGCTCGTCGGCCTTTGGTTCGACGGGCAGAAATACTTCGCCGCTACGCTCGAAGAGGAGCACAAACAAAAAAGCCTCCCCGTATTTCAGGAGACATGCCGCTGGCTCGACCTCTACTTCAGCGGAAAGAAACCCGACTTTCTGCCGTCGCTCGCACCGAAAGCCACGCCGTTTCGTCAAAAAGTCTGGGATGTCCTGCTCTCAATCCCCTATGGCGAAACGATCACCTACGGCGAAATCGCCCGCCGCATCGGCATGGAAAAAGCAGCCCACGCCGTCGGCGGCGCCGTCGCGCACAACCCCATCTCAGTCATCGTCCCCTGCCACCGCGTCGTCGGCACGAGCGGCAGTCTCACAGGCTACGCCGACGGCATCGACAAGAAGGTGCAACTCTTGACGCTCGAAGGCGTAGATATGACGCAGTTCTTTATGCCGTAA